One Aerococcus urinaeequi DNA segment encodes these proteins:
- a CDS encoding lactonase family protein, with amino-acid sequence METIYVSGYTREDNKGIHTLTLNADKKAFEASELIIEENNPTYITLSKDGKHLFTLSDGDEPGVAHYENNDGQFAFKDRVKVFNENGCYLTYDEKANVLYNANYKKGELAVITVNEDGTLTVTDVIQHTSPVGPHENQDFAHAHFIHPTNDHKYILSCDLGTDEVHTYTLTDDNKLAEVSVYKAAPGTGPRHLAFHHSEPIVYLLGELDYTVEVLNIQEDGSLVAGNRYDTIPSDWTEFNSSAAIRLSSDNKFLYVSNRGHNSITVFEVSADGQSLTEIQNISTEGDFPRDFNFNADESFVIVGHQFQPQISLFTRDQASGLLTYVDNTSINEIVCVTPV; translated from the coding sequence ATGGAAACGATTTATGTATCTGGTTATACACGTGAAGACAATAAGGGTATTCATACCTTAACGCTAAATGCTGATAAGAAAGCTTTTGAAGCAAGTGAATTGATTATTGAAGAAAACAATCCTACTTACATTACTTTATCTAAAGACGGCAAACACCTATTTACTTTAAGCGACGGTGATGAGCCTGGTGTTGCCCACTACGAAAATAATGATGGTCAATTTGCCTTTAAAGACCGTGTGAAAGTATTTAACGAAAATGGTTGTTACTTAACATATGATGAAAAAGCAAATGTTCTTTATAACGCTAACTACAAAAAAGGTGAGTTAGCAGTGATTACAGTCAACGAAGATGGTACATTGACTGTAACGGATGTCATTCAACATACTTCACCAGTTGGCCCGCATGAAAACCAAGACTTTGCCCATGCCCACTTTATCCATCCAACAAATGACCACAAATACATTCTTTCTTGTGATTTAGGAACTGATGAAGTTCACACTTATACACTTACTGACGATAACAAGTTAGCTGAAGTGAGTGTCTACAAAGCAGCGCCTGGTACTGGCCCACGTCACCTTGCCTTCCACCATTCAGAACCAATCGTTTACCTTTTAGGGGAATTGGACTACACAGTTGAAGTGTTAAACATTCAAGAAGATGGTTCTTTAGTTGCTGGTAACCGTTATGACACGATTCCAAGCGATTGGACTGAATTCAACTCATCAGCAGCTATTCGTTTATCAAGTGACAACAAGTTCTTATACGTTTCAAACCGTGGTCACAACTCAATTACTGTTTTTGAGGTTTCAGCAGATGGTCAAAGTTTAACTGAAATTCAAAACATATCAACTGAAGGCGATTTCCCGCGTGACTTCAATTTCAATGCAGATGAATCATTTGTCATCGTTGGTCACCAATTCCAACCACAAATTTCATTATTTACCCGTGATCAAGCAAGTGGCTTATTAACCTACGTTGATAATACAAGCATTAACGAAATTGTTTGTGTAACACCAGTTTAA
- a CDS encoding ABC transporter permease: MKSFKTNTLVEKLAIPVISILSGFILGALIMLFFGYNPIAAYDAMIMTVLSSPYFIGEVLRQATVLTLTGLAFNVAYQSGFFNIGLSGQLLAGWLSSVAFALAFPDLPQMIMVPAILVIGTLSGALYASIAGVLRAYLGTNEVVVTIMLNYIILYTTNYLIREVLGSGNMTDKVGENASLALGFISTLTGGSRLNMGIFIAIIMVILYGFVMKHTTMGFELKAVGLNKNAAEYAGIHVEKNIVLAIFLSGGLAGLAGVIHGIGTFGNLYTLTSLPSEGFNGIAVGLLGMGTPVGTFLASILFGILNIGASFMPNRAGVPDELASVITAAIIFFIGSSYIISYAIDKFGKGKNSTVKGDR, from the coding sequence TTGAAATCATTTAAGACAAATACGCTTGTTGAAAAATTGGCTATTCCAGTGATTTCTATTTTAAGTGGCTTTATTCTAGGCGCCTTAATCATGTTATTCTTCGGCTACAATCCAATTGCTGCCTACGATGCCATGATCATGACCGTTCTATCTAGCCCATACTTCATTGGTGAAGTCTTAAGACAAGCAACAGTGTTAACGTTAACTGGTTTAGCCTTTAATGTCGCTTACCAATCAGGCTTCTTTAATATTGGTTTATCAGGTCAATTGTTAGCCGGCTGGTTATCATCAGTAGCTTTTGCCTTGGCCTTTCCAGATTTACCACAAATGATTATGGTACCTGCAATCCTCGTTATTGGGACCTTATCTGGTGCCTTATACGCCTCAATTGCTGGTGTTTTGCGTGCCTACTTAGGGACAAATGAAGTTGTTGTGACGATTATGTTGAACTATATCATCTTGTATACGACCAATTACCTTATTCGTGAGGTGCTAGGGTCAGGGAATATGACTGATAAAGTAGGCGAGAATGCTTCCTTAGCTTTAGGTTTTATTTCAACATTAACAGGTGGGTCTCGTTTAAATATGGGGATTTTCATTGCTATCATCATGGTTATTCTATACGGATTTGTGATGAAACATACAACTATGGGCTTTGAATTAAAGGCTGTTGGATTAAATAAAAATGCAGCGGAATATGCAGGTATTCACGTGGAGAAAAATATCGTCTTAGCCATCTTCTTATCTGGTGGTTTGGCTGGTTTAGCGGGCGTCATCCATGGTATCGGCACTTTTGGTAACTTGTATACACTAACATCTCTGCCATCTGAAGGGTTTAACGGAATTGCTGTTGGCTTGCTTGGAATGGGAACGCCAGTCGGGACTTTTCTAGCTTCAATCTTATTCGGTATCTTGAATATTGGGGCTTCATTTATGCCAAACCGTGCCGGTGTACCGGATGAATTGGCGAGTGTTATTACAGCTGCTATCATCTTCTTTATCGGGTCATCTTATATCATTTCATATGCAATAGATAAATTCGGTAAGGGTAAAAATTCGACAGTTAAGGGGGACCGATGA
- a CDS encoding ABC transporter ATP-binding protein: protein MQNENVIEMRDITKIFGTYKANDNINFNLKKGEVHALLGENGAGKSTLMNILSGLLAPTSGEILVNGQAAVISSPDHANKLGIGMVHQHFMLIDKFTVAENIMLGKESTKFGYLDEKAAYRKIKELSSQYHLAVDPDAYVQDISVGQQQRVEIIKALYRGADILIFDEPTAVLTPQEIEELMHIMKAMTLEGKSIILITHKLDEITSVADRCTVIRRGQSIDTVDVVNTNKQELADMMVGRHVNFKVEKKPAETGEIILQVNDLVVNESRGLQAVKSVDFEVRAGEVLGIAGIDGNGQTELIQAISGLRKVLSGKVTLAGKDVTNKRPRKITEAGLGHIPEDRQKHGLFLELSIAENMAMQSYYQKPFSKNGLLNHNFINDHAKILIDEFDVRTESEATLAGALSGGNQQKVIIAREIDRNPDLLIAAQPTRGLDVGAIEFVHDRLVQHRDAGKSVLLMSFELDEIMGVADRIAVMHDGKINAIVDADDTNETELGLLMAGVSLEEARVQSALHPVGQDTIAEGVEPVEII, encoded by the coding sequence ATGCAAAATGAAAATGTCATTGAAATGCGTGATATTACAAAAATATTTGGTACATACAAAGCCAACGATAATATCAATTTCAATTTAAAAAAAGGTGAAGTTCATGCCTTACTAGGGGAAAACGGGGCCGGAAAATCGACCTTGATGAATATTTTGTCCGGTTTACTAGCACCAACATCTGGCGAGATTTTGGTGAACGGTCAAGCGGCAGTCATCAGTTCACCTGACCATGCCAATAAATTAGGTATCGGTATGGTTCACCAACATTTCATGTTGATTGATAAATTTACAGTAGCCGAAAATATTATGCTTGGTAAAGAATCTACAAAATTTGGTTACCTTGACGAGAAAGCAGCTTATAGAAAAATCAAAGAGTTATCTAGCCAATACCATTTGGCCGTAGATCCAGATGCTTACGTACAGGATATTTCTGTTGGTCAACAACAAAGAGTTGAAATCATTAAGGCGCTCTACCGTGGGGCTGATATTTTAATTTTTGATGAACCAACTGCTGTATTGACCCCTCAAGAAATTGAAGAATTGATGCACATTATGAAAGCTATGACGCTTGAAGGCAAATCCATTATTTTGATTACCCATAAATTAGATGAAATCACCTCAGTTGCTGATCGTTGTACAGTAATTCGTCGCGGTCAAAGTATTGATACGGTTGATGTCGTAAACACCAACAAGCAAGAGTTGGCGGACATGATGGTTGGACGTCATGTGAATTTCAAAGTTGAGAAAAAGCCAGCTGAGACAGGCGAAATTATTTTGCAGGTCAATGATTTAGTGGTCAATGAATCTAGGGGTTTACAGGCAGTGAAATCTGTAGATTTTGAGGTGCGGGCAGGTGAAGTTTTAGGCATTGCTGGAATCGATGGTAACGGACAAACTGAATTAATCCAAGCGATTTCAGGTTTAAGAAAAGTGCTGTCAGGAAAAGTGACTTTAGCTGGTAAAGATGTGACCAACAAGCGTCCACGTAAGATTACAGAAGCTGGATTAGGACATATCCCTGAAGACCGGCAAAAACATGGTTTATTCCTTGAATTATCGATTGCAGAGAATATGGCTATGCAGTCTTATTACCAAAAACCTTTCTCAAAAAATGGGCTCTTAAACCACAATTTCATCAATGACCATGCCAAAATTTTAATCGATGAATTTGACGTGAGAACTGAAAGTGAAGCAACGCTAGCAGGTGCCTTATCTGGTGGTAACCAACAGAAGGTAATTATAGCGCGTGAAATAGACCGAAATCCAGACTTATTAATCGCAGCTCAACCGACTCGTGGGTTAGATGTAGGGGCGATTGAGTTTGTGCACGACAGGTTAGTACAACATAGAGACGCAGGGAAGAGTGTATTGTTAATGAGTTTTGAACTAGACGAAATTATGGGTGTTGCTGACCGCATTGCAGTGATGCATGACGGTAAAATAAATGCCATCGTCGATGCTGACGATACGAATGAAACTGAATTGGGTCTATTAATGGCGGGTGTAAGCTTAGAAGAAGCACGCGTTCAAAGCGCTCTACATCCAGTAGGTCAAGATACAATAGCGGAAGGGGTTGAACCAGTTGAAATCATTTAA
- a CDS encoding undecaprenyl-diphosphate phosphatase: protein MLDTLKVILFGIVEGITEWLPISSTGHMILLEEFITLNVRREFWDIFLVVIQLGAILAVVWINFNQLNPFAPSKSQAEKEETWMTWFKVVVGCLPAAIAGLILDSWMEANLMNWFVVAVMLIVYGIWFIWIENRNKNRQAKINSMAEMTYMDAFKIGLFQVLSLVPGTSRSGSTILGATIVGTSRPLAANFSFFMSIPIMFGASALKLVKAFLDGFVFTGTEIWLLLVGMVVAFVISVLTIKLFLKYIKTNDFKVFGWYRIVLGIVVILYFLLFNS, encoded by the coding sequence ATGTTAGATACATTAAAGGTCATTTTATTTGGTATCGTTGAGGGGATTACCGAATGGTTACCGATTTCATCAACTGGACACATGATTCTTCTTGAAGAATTCATTACATTAAATGTACGTCGAGAATTTTGGGATATTTTCTTGGTCGTTATCCAGCTAGGTGCAATTTTAGCCGTTGTATGGATTAACTTCAACCAATTAAATCCATTCGCACCAAGCAAATCCCAAGCAGAAAAAGAGGAAACTTGGATGACTTGGTTTAAAGTAGTCGTTGGGTGTCTTCCAGCTGCTATTGCCGGTCTAATATTAGACTCATGGATGGAAGCAAACTTAATGAATTGGTTTGTTGTTGCAGTTATGTTAATTGTCTACGGTATTTGGTTTATCTGGATTGAAAACCGCAACAAAAACCGGCAAGCAAAAATCAACTCTATGGCGGAAATGACATATATGGACGCCTTCAAAATTGGTTTGTTCCAAGTATTGTCACTAGTTCCTGGTACATCTCGTTCAGGTTCAACCATCTTGGGAGCAACGATCGTTGGTACGTCTAGACCATTAGCAGCCAACTTCTCATTCTTTATGAGTATTCCAATTATGTTCGGTGCTTCAGCACTAAAATTGGTCAAAGCTTTCTTAGATGGTTTCGTATTCACAGGTACAGAAATCTGGCTATTACTAGTTGGTATGGTTGTAGCATTTGTCATTTCAGTCTTAACTATTAAACTGTTCTTGAAATACATTAAAACTAATGACTTCAAGGTATTCGGTTGGTACCGTATAGTCCTTGGTATTGTGGTTATCTTGTACTTCTTACTATTTAATTCATAA
- a CDS encoding ABC transporter permease, whose amino-acid sequence MDFSTILQLIVSSTLMYAAPLMFTAIGGAFSERSGVVNIGLEGIMVMGAFASAVFNIAMSGTFGALTPWVGLLVGGLVGLIYSGIHAVSSINFRANQTISGTVLNLAAPGLSVFLVRAIYGAAQTGPLAKPFVTYNILGLNNIPIIGPIFFQNTSGPAYLGILFAVIAWFVLFKTRFGLRLRSVGEHPEAAETLGINVNAMKYAGVLISGLLGGIGGAVQAQAVQNEFSVITVAGQGFMAMAAMVFGKWHPVGALFAAIFFGFAQSLSVTANYIPIIQDVPSVYLDIAPYILTIIVLVVFIGKAQAPKALGKTFVQSK is encoded by the coding sequence ATGGACTTTTCTACTATTTTACAATTAATTGTGTCTTCAACATTAATGTACGCAGCACCCCTTATGTTTACTGCAATCGGTGGTGCCTTCTCTGAACGGTCAGGTGTGGTGAACATCGGTTTGGAAGGGATTATGGTGATGGGCGCCTTTGCTTCAGCCGTTTTCAATATCGCCATGTCAGGCACTTTCGGGGCCTTGACGCCTTGGGTTGGTCTTTTAGTAGGTGGACTAGTCGGCTTGATTTATTCAGGAATCCATGCCGTATCATCTATCAACTTCCGCGCCAATCAAACCATTTCCGGTACAGTATTGAACTTAGCGGCTCCCGGATTATCTGTTTTCTTAGTGAGAGCGATTTATGGAGCGGCGCAAACAGGTCCATTAGCGAAACCTTTTGTGACTTATAATATTTTAGGTTTGAATAATATCCCAATTATTGGACCAATTTTCTTCCAAAATACTTCAGGCCCAGCCTATCTAGGTATCCTGTTCGCTGTAATCGCTTGGTTTGTCTTATTTAAAACCCGTTTTGGTTTACGCCTACGTTCAGTCGGCGAGCACCCAGAAGCAGCGGAAACACTTGGTATTAACGTAAACGCAATGAAATATGCTGGCGTTCTGATTTCTGGACTACTTGGCGGTATCGGTGGAGCAGTTCAAGCGCAGGCCGTACAGAATGAATTTTCTGTAATCACCGTAGCAGGACAAGGATTCATGGCCATGGCGGCAATGGTTTTTGGAAAATGGCATCCAGTCGGTGCACTATTTGCTGCAATATTCTTTGGCTTCGCGCAAAGCTTATCGGTAACAGCAAACTATATCCCTATTATTCAAGATGTACCATCAGTTTACTTAGATATTGCGCCTTACATTTTGACGATCATCGTATTAGTTGTATTCATTGGTAAAGCCCAAGCGCCAAAAGCCTTAGGGAAAACCTTTGTTCAATCAAAATAG
- a CDS encoding AI-2E family transporter produces the protein MNDKINPEETPASKDQTAFSKSWFFKYILNNRYTGALIIGILIVIFVSLFTRVSYLLDPAVSFIQYVSLPIVVAAIFYYLTVPLVNQIEKGGLNRTWGSAIVLLLIAVVVTGLVALIPTVADEGRNLINNWDTIWTDYQSRLQTLIRGDWYDQVNMVVQSSMNNVLDLSSFNWESIANSAITSVSSIVGTVTRVTVAIFTAPIILFYMLRDGHKLPTYFAQFLPIKIRKATLHLLSDMNLQISQYIRGQIIVAIGVAIMFVVGYSIVGLPYGVIIGVAAGFLNVIPYVGSFIAMVPAIIVAIVVGPMMIVKVLIVFAIEQTIESRVISPQVLGSNMAIHPVTIMLLLISAGSIFGVAGVVFVIPIFAVIKVMFSHLFAWYKRVSGLYLEEEGILEDAISEDTPGK, from the coding sequence ATGAACGATAAAATCAATCCAGAAGAAACACCAGCATCGAAAGACCAGACAGCTTTTTCAAAATCCTGGTTTTTCAAATATATTTTAAATAATCGATATACTGGCGCCTTGATAATCGGTATTTTAATTGTCATTTTCGTGAGCTTATTTACCCGAGTATCATACCTTTTAGATCCCGCCGTTTCCTTTATCCAATATGTTTCACTACCTATTGTCGTAGCAGCCATTTTCTACTATTTGACAGTACCTTTAGTGAATCAAATCGAAAAAGGGGGCCTCAACCGAACTTGGGGGTCAGCAATCGTTTTACTACTGATTGCGGTGGTCGTTACAGGCCTTGTCGCTTTGATCCCAACAGTAGCGGATGAAGGGCGTAATTTGATCAATAACTGGGATACTATTTGGACAGACTATCAAAGTCGCTTACAAACCTTGATTCGTGGGGATTGGTACGACCAAGTGAACATGGTGGTCCAATCATCCATGAATAATGTATTAGACCTGTCATCATTTAATTGGGAGAGTATTGCCAATTCAGCAATCACAAGTGTCTCGTCTATCGTAGGGACAGTGACCAGGGTAACAGTAGCTATTTTTACCGCGCCGATTATCTTATTCTACATGTTACGCGACGGCCACAAATTGCCGACATATTTCGCACAATTTCTGCCTATTAAAATTCGTAAGGCGACCTTACACCTATTAAGTGATATGAACTTACAAATTAGCCAATATATCCGTGGGCAAATTATTGTCGCAATCGGGGTGGCCATTATGTTTGTAGTTGGTTACTCCATTGTTGGACTACCTTATGGGGTAATTATTGGAGTTGCTGCAGGTTTCTTAAATGTCATTCCTTATGTAGGGTCATTCATAGCTATGGTGCCAGCCATTATTGTAGCGATTGTAGTTGGGCCAATGATGATTGTAAAAGTCTTGATCGTATTCGCTATTGAGCAGACGATTGAAAGTCGTGTGATTTCACCACAAGTTTTGGGGTCTAATATGGCTATTCACCCGGTCACCATCATGCTTTTATTAATCTCAGCCGGATCAATTTTCGGGGTTGCGGGGGTTGTATTCGTCATTCCAATTTTCGCTGTCATCAAAGTCATGTTTAGCCACTTATTTGCTTGGTATAAAAGGGTTTCCGGCTTATATTTAGAAGAAGAAGGCATCTTAGAAGACGCCATTTCAGAGGATACACCCGGCAAGTAA
- a CDS encoding flavin reductase family protein, with protein MYHLAASQMDEKLQYKLLSGAIVPRPIGWITSENTETGVINLAPFSFTSGAGQKMPLISMAILRNEDFSIKDTARNLLDHPEGVVNIVSKSFIDKMNATAAKVSADVSELTLADIQTVNSKTVSPPGVADALILLEVKVYQYIPIRDREDRIITDMFILEITDYHLDKSVYDEEKGYVLYEALDPVARLAGNLYTDITKPYVLERPE; from the coding sequence ATGTATCATTTAGCAGCCAGTCAAATGGACGAAAAGCTACAATATAAATTGCTATCTGGTGCCATTGTACCCCGACCAATTGGTTGGATTACTAGTGAAAACACGGAAACGGGTGTCATCAATTTGGCGCCCTTTTCTTTTACTAGTGGTGCTGGGCAAAAGATGCCCTTGATTTCAATGGCTATTCTTCGGAATGAAGATTTTTCAATTAAAGATACCGCCCGCAATTTATTAGACCATCCTGAAGGTGTGGTGAATATTGTCAGCAAGTCTTTCATTGATAAAATGAATGCTACCGCTGCCAAAGTTTCAGCAGACGTCAGTGAATTGACCCTAGCAGACATTCAAACGGTTAATTCTAAGACTGTGAGCCCACCAGGTGTGGCCGATGCTTTAATTCTCCTTGAAGTGAAAGTCTACCAGTATATACCCATCCGTGACCGCGAGGACCGTATCATCACTGATATGTTCATCCTTGAAATTACCGATTATCATTTGGATAAATCTGTATATGACGAGGAAAAAGGCTACGTATTGTACGAGGCCTTAGACCCTGTTGCCAGATTAGCAGGCAACTTGTATACAGATATCACAAAACCTTATGTATTAGAACGACCGGAATAA
- a CDS encoding PTS sugar transporter subunit IIA, with protein sequence MFDFFKKDKKKETTKQPNSSQVAETLFAPATGEFKSIDQVDDPVFSQKMMGDGYAVEPEIGDVYAPVAGTVMSIFPTKHAIYIKTDDDVEVLVHMGIDTVELDGAPFNVTVAEGDQVSAGTQIATVDLDQLASAGKGKSIVVVFTNLEDFSNLQLTGSGQVKHSTEVGSVTANS encoded by the coding sequence ATGTTTGATTTTTTTAAAAAAGATAAGAAGAAGGAAACTACAAAACAACCGAATAGTTCTCAAGTAGCAGAAACTTTATTTGCTCCTGCAACGGGCGAATTTAAATCTATCGATCAAGTAGATGATCCTGTATTTTCACAAAAAATGATGGGTGACGGTTATGCTGTAGAACCTGAAATAGGTGACGTTTATGCACCAGTTGCAGGTACTGTAATGAGTATTTTTCCAACTAAACACGCTATCTATATCAAAACAGATGATGATGTAGAAGTTTTAGTTCATATGGGTATTGATACTGTTGAATTAGATGGTGCACCATTTAATGTCACGGTAGCTGAGGGAGACCAAGTTAGTGCTGGTACCCAAATCGCCACTGTTGATTTAGACCAATTAGCATCTGCAGGTAAAGGAAAATCAATCGTTGTCGTATTCACTAATTTAGAAGACTTTTCTAACTTACAATTAACTGGATCTGGCCAAGTTAAACATAGTACAGAAGTAGGTTCGGTAACAGCAAACAGCTAG
- a CDS encoding BMP family lipoprotein, translated as MSTKFKNIVLLAGSVFALAACQGQNAGTDTSSESDSQATSEATGDYAIGMITDEGGVDDRSFNQSAWEGMQAWSEETGNKVQYYESTDSSDFVPNFNTAIADGYDIIFGMGFMLEDTFNEVAPANPDQQFAFIDGQVDQPNVVSMTFKDQESAFLAGIAAATTSETGKVGFVGGMKTPGIDRFETGFRAGVAHVDESIEVDAQYVESFGDAATGQQIANAMYTSGADVIYTAAGGSGNGVFTEARNRLEADSEANIWVIGVDRDQTEEGEWAGGNFTLTSTIKDTGSAIVAITEQTMDTEFPGGELVEYGLADETVDITRGNLDDETWATIEDAKQQIIDGEIDVPEFSYSAE; from the coding sequence ATGTCTACAAAATTTAAAAACATCGTTTTATTAGCTGGTTCTGTTTTTGCTTTAGCAGCATGTCAAGGGCAAAATGCTGGAACTGATACATCTAGTGAATCAGATTCTCAAGCAACATCCGAAGCTACTGGTGATTACGCTATTGGTATGATCACAGATGAAGGTGGGGTTGATGACCGTTCATTTAACCAATCAGCTTGGGAAGGTATGCAAGCTTGGTCAGAAGAAACTGGCAATAAAGTACAATATTACGAATCAACAGATTCATCTGATTTCGTACCAAACTTCAATACTGCGATTGCGGATGGTTATGACATCATCTTCGGTATGGGCTTCATGTTAGAAGATACTTTTAATGAAGTAGCACCTGCTAATCCAGACCAACAATTTGCCTTTATTGATGGACAAGTAGACCAACCAAACGTTGTATCAATGACTTTTAAAGACCAAGAATCTGCCTTCCTAGCAGGTATCGCAGCAGCAACAACGTCTGAAACAGGTAAAGTTGGTTTTGTTGGTGGTATGAAAACACCTGGTATCGACCGTTTCGAAACTGGTTTTAGAGCTGGGGTAGCTCATGTAGACGAATCAATTGAAGTAGATGCACAGTATGTTGAATCATTCGGTGATGCTGCAACAGGTCAACAAATTGCCAATGCAATGTATACAAGTGGCGCAGATGTCATCTATACTGCTGCTGGTGGTTCAGGTAATGGTGTTTTCACTGAGGCACGTAACCGTCTTGAAGCAGATAGCGAAGCAAATATCTGGGTAATCGGTGTTGACCGTGACCAAACTGAAGAAGGTGAATGGGCAGGTGGTAACTTTACCTTAACTTCTACAATCAAAGATACTGGTTCTGCTATCGTTGCCATTACTGAGCAAACAATGGATACTGAATTCCCAGGTGGTGAGTTGGTAGAATACGGTTTAGCAGATGAAACAGTTGATATCACAAGAGGGAACCTTGATGATGAAACTTGGGCAACAATTGAAGATGCGAAACAACAAATCATTGATGGTGAAATTGACGTTCCAGAATTCTCTTATTCAGCAGAGTAA
- a CDS encoding ABC transporter ATP-binding protein yields the protein MWRLIKRIPFWAMFGAIVFALTQAIGELLLPTQTARIIDEGVAAGDMQAIYRIGGQMILITILVIISAGISVYISARTSQNLGRKLRNEIYTKVLQFSKENMGTYGEASLITRSSNDIQQVEVTVMMIMRMVLLSPAMLLAAVVMAVLASPELSLVYAVSGPVLALLIFIILRIVSPYFKSMQNKVDDLNLIFREGLTGVRVVRAFNKSDFEVARFAEANKDYADTAIKAMFRMSFLMPIMTTILSLTNITLSWRGAHLVAAQNLSVGVILSFVNYSFIIMFSFMMLGMIFVILPRAQVSAQRINEILDTEISIHSPENPVSIDRQAPGEVTFEDVAFRFGNAEHNVVDDINFQVKPGQTLAIIGGTGSGKTTIANLLLRFSDVTKGAVKVNGTDVRDLSLNNLRDLVGYVPQKANLFSGTIRENLKYGNGDATDEELWYALRIAQSESFVRELPDGLDAHVAQGGNNFSGGQKQRLCIARAIVKQANIYLFDDSFSALDYTTDRNLRGALKEVTENAATIIIAQRVSTIRDADTIVVLDKGEISGIGSHDELMANDIYREIVESQIKGAN from the coding sequence ATGTGGCGTTTAATTAAACGAATTCCCTTTTGGGCTATGTTCGGGGCAATTGTCTTTGCCTTAACACAGGCCATTGGGGAATTATTATTGCCAACGCAGACCGCTCGCATTATTGACGAGGGTGTTGCGGCAGGAGACATGCAGGCTATCTATAGGATTGGTGGTCAGATGATCTTGATTACCATCTTAGTCATCATTTCTGCAGGGATTTCAGTATATATTTCTGCCCGTACCAGCCAAAACTTGGGTAGAAAATTGCGTAATGAAATTTATACAAAAGTTTTGCAGTTTTCAAAAGAAAATATGGGGACCTATGGTGAGGCCTCATTGATTACGCGTTCTTCAAACGATATTCAACAGGTTGAAGTGACTGTTATGATGATTATGCGTATGGTCTTGCTTTCGCCAGCCATGCTACTAGCAGCTGTCGTGATGGCCGTATTAGCTAGTCCAGAATTGAGTTTAGTTTATGCAGTCTCAGGTCCAGTATTAGCCTTGTTAATTTTTATTATTTTACGCATTGTGTCACCATATTTTAAATCCATGCAAAATAAGGTTGATGATTTGAACCTTATTTTCCGAGAAGGATTAACAGGTGTACGTGTTGTAAGAGCCTTTAACAAATCAGATTTTGAAGTAGCACGATTTGCTGAAGCCAATAAAGATTATGCGGATACAGCGATTAAGGCGATGTTCCGGATGTCTTTTTTAATGCCTATCATGACAACAATTCTATCACTAACAAACATTACTTTATCATGGCGCGGTGCCCATTTAGTGGCCGCTCAAAACCTAAGTGTTGGGGTCATCCTTTCATTCGTGAACTATTCATTCATTATCATGTTCTCATTCATGATGTTAGGGATGATTTTCGTGATCTTACCGCGTGCCCAAGTGTCCGCTCAACGGATCAACGAAATTTTGGATACTGAAATCAGTATTCATTCACCTGAAAACCCAGTATCTATTGACCGTCAAGCACCAGGTGAAGTGACATTCGAAGACGTTGCCTTTAGATTTGGTAACGCAGAGCATAATGTAGTGGACGACATCAACTTCCAAGTGAAACCAGGACAAACCTTAGCCATTATTGGGGGTACTGGTTCTGGGAAAACGACGATTGCCAACTTACTCTTACGTTTTTCAGACGTAACTAAGGGTGCTGTTAAAGTCAACGGTACTGATGTGCGCGACTTATCATTGAATAATTTGCGTGATTTGGTCGGCTATGTACCGCAAAAAGCCAACTTATTCTCAGGGACCATTCGTGAAAACTTGAAGTATGGTAACGGTGACGCTACCGATGAAGAACTTTGGTATGCATTACGCATTGCCCAATCTGAATCATTCGTTCGAGAATTGCCGGATGGTTTAGATGCCCACGTGGCCCAAGGTGGGAATAACTTCTCAGGTGGACAAAAACAAAGACTTTGTATTGCCCGTGCCATCGTCAAACAAGCAAACATTTATCTTTTCGATGACTCATTCTCAGCCTTAGACTACACCACTGACCGTAATTTAAGAGGGGCTTTAAAAGAAGTGACTGAAAATGCGGCAACAATTATTATTGCGCAACGTGTTTCAACTATTCGTGATGCAGATACGATTGTGGTCCTTGATAAGGGTGAAATTTCAGGTATTGGTAGCCATGATGAATTGATGGCAAATGACATCTACCGAGAAATTGTCGAATCACAAATTAAGGGGGCGAACTAA